A stretch of the Marivirga tractuosa DSM 4126 genome encodes the following:
- a CDS encoding FMN-binding glutamate synthase family protein produces MAEREFIQSGTTGPRLKYIFKIFNSYTSGWIVSALLLTAAYGYFFQYEFLQESGPVKLALTLGGEFLLALLITGLITLYIYDKRQTDMPIQRVFPVVIWGRKFLVKVGPLLRQYLFSNDQEETPYNRITRNWIYATSAGVSNTIGFGSQIDMDKVGTTLIMPATFTNTKTKTGDETGHFYKKVIGEHTGVQTYTLKHFVHISAMSYGALSYNAHAALSKGAKMAGILHNTGEGSLAPCHEYGGADLVFQIGTAKYGIRTEDGNMDDNLLKEMADHPQVKMFEIKLAQGAKPGKGGMLLKEKITAEIAQIRKIPMGKDAYAPARHREFSDVAGLFDFIDKVRKITNKPVGIKMVIGHTVEIEDIAKKMKDEPGRGPDYIVIDGGDGGTGASPHVLSSYAGLPMKQALAVADWALRHNGVRDKVVLFASGKIATTIDIAVAMALGADAVYIARGFMLSLGCIQALECHTNSCPTGIATQNKRLQKALDIEAAAKRIATYADALYKETQMLAESCGYESPNQITADDIMVVTSPGHLDYLSELQGISAFEASQERRLAKEKNMSVGEMKMRGEKV; encoded by the coding sequence ATGGCAGAACGCGAATTTATTCAATCAGGCACAACCGGTCCCCGTTTAAAGTACATTTTCAAAATCTTTAATAGCTATACAAGTGGCTGGATAGTTTCTGCCCTGCTTCTAACGGCTGCTTATGGCTACTTTTTTCAGTACGAATTTTTACAAGAATCGGGTCCAGTAAAATTAGCACTTACATTAGGTGGCGAATTTCTTCTAGCCCTTCTCATCACCGGACTGATCACCTTATACATTTATGATAAGAGACAGACTGATATGCCTATACAACGTGTTTTCCCAGTAGTGATTTGGGGTAGAAAGTTTTTAGTGAAAGTAGGCCCACTTTTACGTCAATATTTATTTTCAAACGATCAAGAAGAAACACCCTACAATAGAATCACCAGAAACTGGATTTATGCTACTTCAGCAGGAGTCAGCAACACCATTGGTTTTGGTAGCCAAATAGACATGGATAAAGTAGGCACAACGCTCATCATGCCTGCTACATTTACCAATACTAAAACCAAAACAGGAGACGAAACCGGTCATTTCTATAAAAAAGTTATCGGTGAACACACTGGCGTTCAAACCTATACTTTGAAGCACTTTGTACACATTAGCGCTATGTCTTATGGCGCGCTTTCCTATAATGCACATGCTGCATTGAGTAAAGGAGCTAAAATGGCAGGAATTCTGCATAACACTGGCGAAGGATCATTGGCACCTTGCCATGAATATGGCGGTGCAGATTTAGTCTTCCAGATTGGAACAGCTAAATATGGAATCAGAACAGAAGATGGGAATATGGATGACAATTTATTGAAAGAAATGGCCGATCATCCCCAGGTGAAAATGTTTGAAATCAAATTGGCACAAGGAGCAAAACCGGGTAAAGGTGGAATGTTGTTAAAGGAAAAAATCACAGCCGAAATTGCCCAGATAAGAAAAATCCCAATGGGAAAAGATGCCTATGCTCCAGCAAGACATAGAGAATTTTCTGATGTGGCAGGATTATTTGATTTCATCGATAAGGTTAGAAAAATCACCAATAAACCTGTAGGAATCAAAATGGTTATAGGTCATACCGTAGAGATTGAAGACATTGCCAAGAAAATGAAAGATGAGCCAGGCAGAGGACCAGATTATATTGTGATTGATGGTGGAGACGGAGGTACAGGAGCCTCTCCACACGTTTTAAGTTCTTATGCCGGTTTACCTATGAAGCAAGCTTTAGCGGTAGCAGACTGGGCTTTAAGACACAATGGCGTAAGAGATAAAGTAGTGCTTTTTGCCAGCGGTAAAATTGCTACTACCATCGACATAGCCGTTGCCATGGCATTGGGTGCAGATGCCGTTTATATTGCCAGAGGCTTTATGCTTTCATTAGGCTGTATTCAAGCCTTAGAATGCCATACCAACTCCTGTCCTACAGGCATAGCAACTCAAAACAAGCGCTTACAAAAAGCCTTGGATATAGAGGCTGCAGCCAAAAGAATTGCCACTTATGCCGATGCGCTCTATAAAGAAACCCAAATGCTTGCAGAATCATGTGGCTATGAAAGCCCTAATCAAATCACAGCAGATGACATCATGGTGGTGACTTCACCGGGTCATTTAGATTATTTATCCGAACTACAAGGCATATCAGCCTTTGAAGCCAGTCAGGAAAGAAGATTGGCTAAAGAAAAAAACATGAGTGTTGGAGAAATGAAGATGCGAGGAGAAAAGGTTTAA
- the rpsA gene encoding 30S ribosomal protein S1 — translation MAENQENVKNEEFDWEAFETKGFGEGYSKSKREELAAMYDNVATDLAEQEVVKGIVVAINDRDVVLNVGYKSDGLVPTNEFRDTPDLKIGDEVEVYVEEREDQNGELVLSRRKAKIVGAWDKIQKALDEDLIIEGLVKRRTKGGLIVDVHGVEAFLPGSQIDVKPIRDFDVFVGKKMEVKVVKINYSNDNVVVSHKVLIEKDLEKQKAEILNNLEKGQVLEGVIKNMTNFGVFIDLGGVDGLLHITDISWGRINHPEEVLKLDEKVKVVVLDFDEGKKRISLGMKQLTSHPWDSLAEGLDVGSKVKGKIVNVADYGAFLEIAPGVEGLIHVSEMSWSQHLRNPQDFINVGDELEAVVLTLDKEERKMSLGIKQLTEDPWNKKEVLTKYAVGTEHKGVVRNMTNFGLFIELEEGIDGLVHVSDLSWTKKIKHPSEFVKVGEELNVVVLELDVDNRRLALGHKQLEENPWDTFETVFTVGSKHKCTVLNKNEKGAILELPYGIEGFAATKHLKKADDSMAEVGESLEFQVLEFSKDDKRIVLSHLHTHSKVEEAAPKKKPATGGGKKKSAPKQQASSSTLGDLDALYALKTQMEDDAKGGSKKKAAPKKEEEPKAEAKKAAKKEEPKADEVKAEAKKEEAKADEKEDKAEEKKADDKKEDKE, via the coding sequence ATGGCAGAAAATCAAGAAAACGTAAAGAACGAAGAGTTCGACTGGGAAGCATTTGAAACCAAAGGATTTGGCGAAGGCTACTCAAAATCAAAAAGAGAAGAATTAGCAGCAATGTATGACAATGTTGCTACTGACTTGGCTGAGCAGGAAGTAGTAAAAGGTATTGTGGTAGCGATCAACGATCGTGACGTAGTATTAAATGTTGGATACAAGTCTGATGGATTGGTTCCTACCAATGAATTCCGTGATACTCCTGATTTAAAAATCGGTGACGAAGTGGAAGTTTACGTTGAAGAGCGTGAAGATCAAAATGGAGAATTAGTTTTATCCAGAAGAAAAGCAAAAATTGTAGGTGCTTGGGATAAAATCCAAAAAGCACTTGACGAAGATCTAATCATCGAAGGATTAGTAAAAAGAAGAACTAAAGGTGGTTTAATCGTGGATGTACACGGTGTTGAAGCCTTCTTGCCTGGTTCTCAAATTGACGTGAAGCCAATTCGCGACTTCGATGTTTTTGTAGGTAAGAAAATGGAAGTAAAAGTGGTGAAAATTAACTACAGCAACGATAACGTAGTAGTTTCCCACAAAGTATTAATAGAGAAAGATCTAGAGAAGCAAAAAGCTGAAATCTTGAACAACCTTGAAAAAGGACAAGTTCTAGAAGGTGTGATCAAAAACATGACCAACTTTGGTGTATTTATTGACCTTGGTGGTGTTGATGGTTTATTACACATCACAGATATTTCTTGGGGTAGAATTAACCACCCAGAAGAAGTATTGAAGCTTGACGAAAAAGTTAAAGTTGTAGTATTAGACTTTGACGAAGGCAAGAAACGTATTTCTTTAGGTATGAAGCAATTGACTTCTCACCCTTGGGACTCATTGGCTGAAGGCCTTGATGTAGGTTCTAAAGTGAAAGGTAAAATTGTTAATGTTGCTGATTACGGTGCATTCTTGGAAATCGCTCCAGGTGTTGAAGGTTTGATCCACGTTTCTGAAATGAGCTGGTCACAGCACTTGAGAAATCCACAAGATTTCATCAATGTTGGAGATGAGTTAGAAGCCGTTGTGCTTACTTTAGACAAAGAAGAGCGTAAGATGTCATTAGGCATTAAGCAATTGACTGAAGATCCTTGGAACAAGAAAGAAGTATTAACTAAATATGCGGTTGGTACTGAGCATAAAGGAGTAGTTAGAAATATGACTAACTTCGGATTGTTCATCGAATTGGAAGAAGGAATTGATGGTTTGGTTCACGTTTCTGATTTAAGCTGGACTAAGAAAATCAAGCACCCATCTGAATTCGTGAAAGTAGGAGAGGAATTGAACGTAGTTGTTTTAGAACTTGATGTTGATAACAGAAGATTAGCATTAGGACACAAGCAATTGGAAGAAAATCCTTGGGATACTTTCGAGACAGTATTTACTGTAGGTTCTAAGCACAAATGTACTGTGTTGAACAAAAACGAAAAAGGTGCTATCCTTGAGCTTCCTTACGGAATCGAAGGTTTTGCTGCAACTAAGCATTTGAAGAAAGCAGATGATTCTATGGCAGAAGTAGGTGAGTCTTTAGAATTCCAAGTATTAGAATTCTCAAAAGATGACAAGCGTATTGTATTGTCTCACTTACATACACACTCAAAAGTTGAAGAGGCAGCTCCTAAGAAGAAGCCAGCAACTGGTGGTGGTAAGAAGAAATCAGCTCCTAAGCAACAAGCTTCTTCTTCTACATTAGGTGATTTAGATGCATTATATGCATTGAAAACACAAATGGAAGATGATGCTAAAGGCGGAAGCAAGAAAAAAGCTGCTCCTAAGAAAGAGGAAGAGCCAAAAGCTGAAGCAAAGAAAGCAGCTAAGAAGGAAGAGCCAAAAGCTGATGAAGTGAAAGCAGAAGCCAAAAAGGAAGAAGCTAAAGCGGACGAGAAAGAGGACAAAGCTGAAGAGAAAAAAGCTGACGATAAAAAAGAAGATAAGGAGTAA
- a CDS encoding ligand-binding sensor domain-containing protein — protein MLVLILCIGDDVSSQFYPAKLYSIRDGMPTNAVYDISQSPDGILWFMTSKGVATYNSLKWTLYPDSLKLPSSPYSFIRSLEDGSIWVAGQNSDGFMISYFKNKKWHSVNTKEIGEIKGKFTFDVKLKNENYSVVIGNEDYLKILNTSEDKLTKVLLPNHRTLQIHAVSFKDENIYISSSEGLFVFNESVTAHAVNKLIAPQKQILQIDWDDDDLYLLGKNWVGRYKNNEFEYLSNNTGVSNVSQFNKHNLTIDQFGRVFFSSMSSARFLNPASGKSEILFVNGRIFNAKSNKIFVDNENNIWVGDHRGLFKFNVLRFQNYNENIGLADDEVTAISTYQDQLVLANKTHLNLLEQGTIKERIALNYEPDMRILDIAYDGQNVLYMATNSAGLQVYDGKTVANINLPGLTEKRITTVEFIKDQLFFATIDALFSYQAGKITKEAELSGIRNISALDSDSIAAVSTNKGIYFYQPKTQAVHNVTSNSLNYRNVYNICKWKGQYFVGTSGGLAVITNNEIIPYFTTEKLNGVAVYSLFVSINNKLWIGTNEGVFIWDGQKLTNYNRSHGLIGDEINRNAFLQINKDKVWIGTELGASVYDYTKDISLEIIPNLKITKAATLEGQELNENTNTVNYNDNTIEFQFIGVSYFDENQIKYRYKLVGFDDEYLYINNSNSNSIRYTNLPPNNYEFQVQSSIDSDHWSPPKSMSFTVEKPFYATYWFLTSSILAIIIILYIIYRIRFNLILRNQEKLKKEVSQRTQEIQRMNSEIQAQNEELLSQTEEIATNNERLEEIVQDRTQKLQEQNERLSKYAFMNSHELRGPICRMIGLLNVLKISKSTDHKKLLRLIQETGLELDAITRQINQTLSTVDLNEVYESNSIENINVEISDNKTSQK, from the coding sequence TTGTTGGTTTTGATATTATGCATAGGCGATGATGTTTCTAGTCAATTCTACCCTGCAAAATTATATTCCATCCGAGACGGTATGCCTACAAATGCCGTCTATGATATTTCTCAATCGCCAGATGGTATTTTGTGGTTTATGACCTCCAAAGGTGTTGCTACTTACAACTCACTTAAATGGACACTTTATCCTGACAGTCTAAAACTTCCAAGTTCTCCGTATTCTTTCATTAGGTCTCTTGAAGATGGATCAATTTGGGTTGCTGGCCAAAATAGTGATGGCTTTATGATTAGTTACTTCAAAAATAAGAAATGGCACTCTGTCAATACAAAAGAGATTGGTGAAATAAAAGGTAAATTTACTTTCGATGTCAAATTGAAAAATGAGAACTATTCCGTTGTAATCGGCAATGAAGATTATCTTAAAATTCTAAATACCTCTGAAGATAAGCTCACAAAAGTTCTTCTCCCTAATCATCGGACTTTACAAATACATGCCGTTTCTTTCAAAGATGAAAATATTTACATTTCCAGTTCTGAAGGGCTATTCGTATTCAATGAATCAGTAACAGCTCATGCCGTGAATAAGTTAATCGCACCCCAAAAGCAAATCTTACAAATTGATTGGGATGATGACGACTTATATTTATTGGGAAAAAATTGGGTAGGGCGCTATAAAAATAATGAATTTGAGTATCTAAGCAATAATACCGGGGTCAGCAATGTTAGCCAGTTTAATAAGCATAATTTAACAATCGATCAGTTTGGAAGAGTATTTTTCAGTAGTATGAGTTCAGCTCGTTTTTTGAATCCTGCTTCTGGAAAAAGCGAAATATTGTTCGTGAACGGTCGAATTTTCAATGCAAAAAGCAACAAAATATTTGTAGACAATGAGAATAATATATGGGTTGGAGATCACCGAGGACTCTTCAAGTTTAATGTATTAAGATTCCAAAATTACAACGAGAATATCGGTTTAGCTGACGATGAAGTTACCGCTATCTCTACTTATCAAGATCAACTTGTTTTAGCTAATAAAACTCATTTAAACTTGCTAGAGCAAGGTACTATTAAAGAGAGAATCGCATTGAACTATGAACCTGACATGAGAATACTTGATATTGCATATGATGGCCAAAATGTACTTTACATGGCCACCAATTCAGCTGGTTTGCAAGTATATGATGGCAAGACGGTAGCTAACATTAACTTACCAGGTCTTACAGAAAAGAGGATCACCACAGTGGAATTTATCAAAGATCAATTGTTTTTTGCTACTATTGATGCTCTATTCTCCTATCAAGCAGGAAAAATCACAAAAGAAGCTGAACTAAGTGGCATTAGAAATATCAGTGCTTTAGATTCAGACAGCATTGCGGCAGTTAGCACCAACAAAGGAATCTATTTTTACCAACCAAAAACACAAGCCGTTCACAACGTTACCTCTAATTCTCTTAATTACCGAAATGTATATAACATCTGTAAATGGAAAGGACAATACTTTGTAGGTACTAGTGGCGGATTGGCTGTAATTACAAACAACGAAATTATTCCCTATTTCACAACTGAAAAATTGAATGGGGTTGCTGTGTATAGTTTATTTGTAAGTATTAATAATAAATTATGGATAGGCACAAATGAAGGAGTATTCATATGGGATGGGCAGAAACTGACCAATTATAACAGATCTCATGGTTTAATTGGTGACGAAATCAATAGAAATGCATTCCTTCAAATCAATAAAGATAAAGTTTGGATAGGTACAGAATTAGGTGCTTCAGTATACGATTATACTAAAGACATTAGCCTGGAAATTATTCCAAATCTAAAGATTACAAAAGCAGCGACTTTAGAGGGACAAGAATTAAATGAGAATACTAACACTGTAAACTATAATGATAACACTATAGAATTTCAATTTATTGGAGTATCATATTTTGATGAGAACCAAATAAAGTACCGGTATAAATTGGTAGGCTTCGATGATGAGTACCTTTACATCAATAACTCCAATTCCAATTCTATACGATATACTAATTTGCCCCCTAATAATTATGAATTTCAGGTACAATCTAGCATTGATTCCGACCATTGGAGTCCTCCCAAAAGTATGAGTTTCACAGTTGAAAAACCATTCTATGCCACTTACTGGTTTCTTACTTCTTCTATTCTGGCTATTATTATCATCCTTTATATCATTTACAGAATTAGATTCAATCTTATACTTCGAAATCAGGAGAAGCTTAAAAAAGAGGTGAGCCAAAGAACCCAGGAAATTCAACGAATGAATAGTGAAATTCAAGCACAAAATGAAGAGTTACTGAGTCAAACCGAAGAAATTGCCACTAACAATGAAAGATTAGAGGAGATTGTTCAGGATAGAACTCAGAAGCTTCAGGAACAAAATGAAAGACTATCAAAGTATGCCTTTATGAATTCTCATGAGTTGAGAGGGCCAATCTGTAGAATGATTGGACTATTGAATGTATTAAAAATTTCAAAAAGCACAGATCATAAAAAGCTCTTGAGATTGATCCAAGAAACAGGCTTAGAACTAGATGCAATCACCAGACAAATCAATCAGACACTAAGCACCGTGGATCTCAATGAAGTATATGAATCAAATAGTATAGAAAACATTAATGTCGAAATTAGCGATAATAAAACATCACAGAAGTAG
- a CDS encoding diacylglycerol kinase translates to MKKFIVGRLKSIKYVFVGMSRLLLTEHAIITQCIIGLFFLSISIYFNISRIEWMFLVFSIGLVLTVESLNTAIELTCNFINPDYNEKIGVIKDIAAGAVGFAVIFALINAFIIFYPYIVHF, encoded by the coding sequence ATGAAAAAGTTCATCGTTGGCAGGTTAAAAAGTATTAAGTATGTTTTCGTTGGTATGTCGCGCTTGCTTTTAACTGAACATGCCATCATAACCCAGTGTATAATTGGACTATTCTTTTTATCAATCAGTATATATTTTAACATTTCAAGGATTGAATGGATGTTCCTAGTTTTTTCCATTGGTTTGGTGTTGACCGTAGAAAGCCTAAATACAGCGATTGAACTTACTTGCAATTTTATTAATCCTGACTATAACGAAAAAATAGGAGTGATAAAGGATATTGCTGCTGGTGCCGTAGGTTTTGCTGTAATCTTTGCTTTAATAAATGCTTTTATCATCTTCTATCCGTATATAGTACACTTTTAA
- the aroQ gene encoding type II 3-dehydroquinate dehydratase encodes MQKRKIIIINGPNLNLLGKREPEIYGGDSFEEFFKKLQNKNPEFQLEYYQSNIEGKLVSKIQQAEGEVDGILLNAAAYTHTSVAIHDAIGAITVPVVEIHISNIYKREEFRHKSIISSKCVGMISGLGLKGYQLGLEYFKSTNK; translated from the coding sequence ATGCAAAAAAGGAAAATCATCATCATAAACGGACCTAATTTAAATCTTTTGGGCAAAAGAGAACCTGAAATATATGGTGGGGATTCTTTCGAGGAATTTTTCAAGAAATTGCAAAACAAAAACCCTGAGTTTCAACTAGAATATTATCAATCCAATATTGAAGGTAAATTAGTAAGCAAAATACAACAAGCGGAAGGAGAAGTTGATGGAATTTTATTGAATGCTGCTGCTTATACGCACACTTCTGTTGCCATTCATGATGCTATAGGTGCCATAACAGTTCCTGTAGTGGAAATCCATATTTCCAATATCTATAAAAGAGAAGAATTCAGACACAAAAGCATTATATCTTCAAAATGTGTCGGCATGATTTCAGGGTTAGGGTTGAAAGGCTACCAGTTAGGTTTGGAATATTTTAAATCAACAAATAAATGA
- a CDS encoding methylglyoxal synthase yields the protein MKIAIIAHDGKKPEMVSFLNKNKDKLKEISLVATGTTGKYVENTGLNVEKLLSGPIGGDAQIAALSAEKKLEMVLFFRDPLGKHPHEPDVQMLMRICDVHNIPIATNPATAQLLIDAFWSKQME from the coding sequence ATGAAGATAGCAATAATAGCTCACGATGGAAAAAAACCTGAAATGGTTTCCTTCCTCAATAAAAACAAAGATAAGCTTAAGGAAATTTCTTTAGTGGCGACTGGAACTACGGGTAAATATGTGGAAAATACAGGCTTAAATGTAGAAAAATTGCTTTCTGGCCCAATAGGTGGTGATGCACAAATTGCAGCACTTTCCGCTGAGAAGAAATTAGAAATGGTGCTCTTTTTCAGAGATCCGCTTGGCAAACATCCTCACGAACCCGATGTGCAAATGTTGATGAGGATTTGCGATGTCCATAATATTCCAATTGCTACTAATCCTGCTACGGCTCAACTACTTATTGATGCTTTTTGGAGCAAACAAATGGAATAA
- a CDS encoding ABC transporter ATP-binding protein, producing MAKVILEGRKISKSFDKPILSKVNLKIEEGETHVVMGKSGEGKSTLLKILAGLTATDSGKVFFEGEELDNPEEVLVAGHEELAYVAQNFNLLHNRTVLENLKDALLAFKEDFAKQQINQLLQLMRLEEVKEHKIELLSGGEKQRLAIARALATQPAVLLLDEPFTQLDFPTRQILLDAIKEVKNELDTSIILVSHNLYEAFYLADIIHILKDGDIIKSGTPKVIYENPEFISVANILGEVNLLPKGTLSKGQKKLLGIWSENILIGTENDSKYHLNLKLTEKLFVGNYYRYQFRLLKKQKLIVKSLSSEFKVAESYIVTFPESHLFELTED from the coding sequence ATGGCTAAAGTTATTTTAGAAGGTCGTAAAATTTCCAAATCATTTGATAAGCCTATTCTTTCAAAAGTTAATTTGAAAATAGAGGAAGGTGAAACCCATGTGGTGATGGGTAAAAGCGGTGAGGGAAAATCAACTTTGCTGAAAATTTTAGCCGGACTGACAGCAACTGATAGTGGGAAGGTCTTTTTTGAAGGAGAAGAATTAGATAACCCTGAAGAAGTCCTGGTTGCCGGGCATGAAGAATTGGCTTATGTAGCTCAAAACTTCAATCTTCTGCATAATCGTACAGTCCTTGAGAATTTAAAGGATGCGCTCTTAGCTTTTAAAGAAGATTTTGCTAAGCAACAAATTAATCAATTGTTGCAGCTTATGCGCTTAGAAGAAGTAAAAGAGCATAAGATTGAGTTATTATCAGGAGGGGAAAAACAAAGATTAGCAATTGCTCGAGCATTGGCTACTCAGCCAGCTGTATTATTGCTTGATGAACCTTTCACACAGCTTGACTTTCCAACTCGCCAAATACTTTTAGATGCTATTAAAGAAGTTAAAAACGAATTGGATACTAGCATTATCCTGGTGAGTCATAATCTCTATGAGGCTTTCTACCTGGCTGATATTATTCATATCCTTAAAGATGGGGATATCATTAAGAGTGGTACACCTAAAGTTATCTACGAAAATCCTGAATTTATTTCAGTTGCCAATATTTTAGGGGAAGTAAACCTTCTGCCAAAAGGCACTCTTTCTAAAGGACAAAAGAAATTATTGGGGATTTGGAGTGAAAATATTTTGATCGGTACTGAGAATGATTCTAAGTACCATTTAAATTTGAAGCTTACTGAAAAGCTTTTCGTAGGTAATTATTATCGCTACCAGTTTCGATTGTTAAAAAAACAAAAACTCATAGTAAAATCACTTTCATCAGAATTTAAAGTAGCGGAGAGCTACATAGTGACTTTCCCTGAATCCCATCTATTCGAATTAACAGAAGATTGA
- the xerD gene encoding site-specific tyrosine recombinase XerD, with translation MAWDVFLTEYKNYLQLERSLAENTVAAYVHDVIKLKQFLDISNRNVDPLQVSSTDLHNFLEYVNELGMTVHTQARVVSGIKGFYKYLVFEDIIEDNPAELLEAPKLGRKLPDVLSFDEIEQIISSIDRSTANGQRDLTMLEVLYSSGLRVTELTSLKISNTYFDLGFLRIIGKGSKERLVPMGKSAAKQLKIYLTEVRVHQKPKPEARDIVFLNRFGGAISRISVFTMIKKQCVMAGIRKNVSPHTFRHSFATHLIEGGADLRAVQEMLGHESITTTEIYTHLDRDYLSQTLKEFHPRA, from the coding sequence ATGGCTTGGGATGTATTTTTAACTGAATATAAAAATTATTTACAATTAGAACGTTCATTGGCAGAAAATACGGTTGCCGCCTACGTTCATGATGTGATAAAGCTAAAACAGTTTTTGGATATCTCCAATCGAAATGTAGACCCTTTGCAAGTTTCTTCTACTGATTTACATAATTTTCTGGAATATGTAAATGAATTGGGCATGACAGTCCATACACAGGCTAGAGTGGTTTCGGGAATCAAAGGCTTTTATAAATATTTAGTTTTCGAAGATATCATCGAAGATAATCCAGCGGAACTGCTGGAGGCTCCCAAACTAGGAAGGAAATTACCAGATGTTTTGAGCTTTGATGAAATCGAACAAATAATCTCTTCCATCGATAGAAGTACAGCAAATGGCCAGCGAGATTTGACTATGCTGGAAGTTTTATATTCATCAGGTTTAAGGGTAACCGAATTAACCAGTCTCAAAATTTCCAATACTTATTTTGATCTAGGGTTTTTGAGAATAATCGGGAAGGGCAGCAAAGAAAGATTAGTTCCGATGGGAAAGTCTGCAGCCAAACAATTAAAAATTTACCTTACTGAGGTAAGAGTACATCAAAAGCCCAAACCTGAAGCCAGAGATATCGTCTTTTTGAATCGTTTTGGTGGAGCCATCAGTAGAATTTCAGTTTTCACCATGATTAAAAAGCAATGTGTTATGGCAGGAATTAGGAAAAATGTAAGTCCGCATACTTTCCGTCATTCTTTTGCCACACATTTAATTGAAGGAGGTGCTGATCTTAGAGCAGTGCAAGAAATGCTGGGGCATGAATCCATCACCACCACTGAGATTTATACGCATTTGGACAGGGATTATTTAAGTCAAACGCTAAAGGAATTTCACCCAAGAGCATAA